A genome region from Tachyglossus aculeatus isolate mTacAcu1 chromosome 15, mTacAcu1.pri, whole genome shotgun sequence includes the following:
- the METRNL gene encoding meteorin-like protein, translating into MYPTGALIVNLLPNTLSSSNKHLTVCIKPFKDSTGANIYLEKTGELKLLIRDGESSPKKISCFGFEQGGLFVEATPQLDISRKITRFQYELIDKRTASDLHTVSAPCRPCSDTEVLLAVCTSDFVVRGSIRDVTNDPEQQESVIYVHVSKLYRQKSKIFQPLPGGGGWQGPIKTPLECGVKPGDGDFLFTGRSRFGEPRLGCAPRFKDFQRMYRDAEGKGLNPCEIGTV; encoded by the exons ATGTACCCCACCGGGGCGCTGATCGTGAACTTGCTCCCGAACACGCTGTCCTCGTCCAACAAGCATTTGACTGTTTGCATAAAGCCCTTCAAGGACTCCACGGGAGCCAATATTTATTTGGAAAAAACTGGAGAACTGAAGCTCTTGATCCGGGATGGAGAGTCCAGCCCCAAGAAGATATCGTGCTTTGGCTTTGAGCAGGGGGGGCTGTTTGTGGAGGCCACCCCTCAGCTGGACATTAGCAGGAAGATCACACGCTTCCAGTATGAACTGATAGACAAGAGAACAGCCTCTGATTTGCACACAGTTTCTG CCCCTTGCCGTCCCTGCAGTGACACAGAAGTTCTCTTAGCTGTCTGCACTAGTGATTTCG TTGTCCGAGGATCCATTCGGGATGTGACCAATGACCCAGAGCAACAGGAATCCGTCATCTATGTCCACGTGAGCAAACTCTACCGGCAAAAGAGCAAAATCTTCCAACCCTTGCCGGGCGGTGGAGGATGGCAGGGCCCCATCAAGACTCCGTTGGAATGTGGGGTGAAGCCCGGGGATGGAGACTTCCTCTTTACCGGCCGCTCCCGCTTTGGGGAGCCCAGATTGGGCTGTGCCCCTCGCTTCAAAGACTTCCAGAGGATGTACAGAGACGCAGAGGGCAAGGGCCTAAATCCCTGCGAAATAGGCACGGTCTGA